From the genome of Pseudomonas sp. AB6, one region includes:
- a CDS encoding class I SAM-dependent methyltransferase, producing the protein MKCRGCATPLVLPLIDLGTAPPSNAYLSPQQLGQSEQWVPLKVQVCQACWLVQTEDYTSAETLFDADYAYFSSFSTTWLAHADRYVAEMVERFGLTTDSRVVEIAANDGYLLQYVAQRGIACLGIEPTHSTAQAAREKGLEIRELFFGQAAAAQLVAEGWSADLMAANNVLAHVPDINDFLSGFALLLKPEGVATFEFPHLLTLMAGAQFDTLYHEHYSYLSLTAVQLLCERNGLAIFDISELPTHGGSLRVFVQRADGPRRTIEPTVQRVLAVELAAGMKTPEFYSTLAPAAERIKHGLLRFLLQAKADGKRVVGYGAAAKGNTLLNYAGVKPDLLAWVADANPHKQGKFLPGSRIPVVAPERLAIEKPDYVLVLPWNLLNEVSEQQAQVREWGGQFVIAVPKLVML; encoded by the coding sequence ATGAAGTGTAGAGGTTGCGCCACTCCACTGGTTTTGCCGTTGATCGATCTCGGCACCGCACCGCCGTCGAACGCTTATTTAAGTCCACAGCAGCTTGGGCAATCGGAGCAATGGGTGCCGCTCAAGGTTCAGGTGTGTCAGGCCTGTTGGCTGGTACAGACCGAGGACTACACCAGCGCTGAAACCCTGTTTGACGCCGATTATGCGTATTTCAGCTCGTTCTCCACCACTTGGTTGGCGCACGCCGACCGTTACGTCGCCGAGATGGTTGAGCGCTTTGGTTTGACCACCGACAGCCGGGTGGTGGAAATCGCCGCCAACGACGGCTACCTCCTGCAATACGTGGCTCAACGTGGCATTGCCTGCCTGGGCATCGAGCCGACGCACAGCACGGCGCAGGCAGCAAGAGAAAAAGGCCTGGAGATTCGCGAGCTGTTCTTCGGTCAGGCGGCTGCTGCGCAGTTAGTGGCAGAGGGCTGGTCCGCAGACTTGATGGCTGCCAACAACGTCTTGGCGCACGTTCCTGATATCAACGACTTTCTGAGCGGTTTTGCTCTGCTGTTGAAACCCGAAGGCGTTGCGACCTTTGAGTTTCCGCACTTGCTGACACTGATGGCTGGCGCCCAGTTCGATACGCTTTACCACGAGCACTATTCGTATTTGTCGCTGACAGCGGTGCAGCTGTTATGCGAGCGCAATGGCTTGGCGATTTTTGATATCAGTGAGCTGCCGACTCACGGCGGGTCGTTGCGGGTGTTTGTCCAACGTGCCGATGGGCCGCGCCGGACGATTGAACCGACGGTGCAACGGGTGCTGGCTGTCGAGCTGGCTGCCGGAATGAAAACCCCGGAGTTTTATTCCACGCTGGCACCCGCTGCCGAGCGGATCAAACATGGCCTGTTGCGGTTCTTGCTTCAGGCCAAAGCCGACGGCAAACGCGTCGTGGGCTACGGCGCTGCGGCGAAGGGCAACACGTTGCTCAACTACGCCGGGGTCAAGCCTGATTTGTTGGCATGGGTGGCGGATGCCAATCCCCACAAGCAGGGGAAATTTTTGCCTGGCAGTCGGATTCCGGTCGTGGCGCCTGAGCGGCTGGCCATTGAAAAGCCGGATTACGTGTTGGTCCTGCCTTGGAATCTATTGAATGAAGTCAGTGAGCAGCAAGCGCAAGTGCGTGAGTGGGGCGGGCAGTTTGTCATTGCGGTGCCCAAGTTGGTCATGCTGTGA
- the rfbG gene encoding CDP-glucose 4,6-dehydratase: MEAVGLSPPFWRGKRVLLTGHTGFKGSWLALWLKSLGADVTGFALEPPTEPNLYTLARVADGLNDRRGDLRDLGALLEVMADVEPEIVLHLAAQPLVREGYRDPLGTYSSNVMGTLNLLEAIRQVGCVRACVLVTTDKVYANKEWLWPYRENEPLGGHDPYSSSKACCELLAQSYAASFFAAGRYEEHGLALATARAGNVLGGGDFAAERLIPDVFKAWSAGEPVTLRYPQAIRPWQHALEPLAGYLQLAAALYEKGPEFAGAWNFGPSESDMCSVGEVVNQLAQRWPQAPGLRIEPSDLHEAGLLRLDSSRAHQLLAWQPRWSLQQCLEHTVDWHLAWKNGADMSDVTLAQLNLYRGLSEQDPSSSALDPRLVGVSL; encoded by the coding sequence ACCGGTCACACTGGTTTTAAAGGCAGCTGGTTAGCGCTGTGGTTGAAGAGCCTGGGTGCCGATGTCACCGGTTTCGCCTTGGAACCTCCGACCGAGCCGAATCTGTACACGCTTGCGCGGGTTGCCGATGGCTTGAACGATAGGCGCGGTGACTTGCGTGACTTGGGCGCTTTGCTGGAGGTGATGGCGGATGTCGAACCTGAAATCGTCTTGCACCTGGCGGCTCAACCGCTGGTGCGAGAAGGCTACCGCGACCCGTTAGGCACCTATTCCAGCAACGTGATGGGCACCCTTAATCTGCTTGAAGCGATTCGCCAGGTCGGCTGCGTCCGGGCCTGCGTGTTGGTCACCACCGATAAGGTTTACGCCAATAAAGAATGGCTGTGGCCTTACCGCGAGAACGAGCCGCTGGGTGGGCATGATCCTTACAGCAGCAGCAAAGCCTGCTGCGAGCTGTTGGCTCAATCCTATGCGGCGTCATTTTTCGCCGCTGGTCGCTATGAAGAACACGGTTTGGCGTTAGCCACCGCGCGGGCAGGCAATGTGCTTGGCGGCGGCGACTTCGCCGCTGAGCGTTTAATCCCCGACGTGTTTAAAGCATGGTCAGCCGGCGAGCCGGTCACGTTGCGTTATCCACAGGCCATCAGGCCTTGGCAACACGCGCTGGAACCTTTGGCGGGTTACCTGCAACTGGCGGCAGCGCTGTATGAAAAAGGTCCGGAGTTTGCCGGGGCATGGAATTTCGGCCCGAGCGAAAGCGACATGTGCAGCGTCGGTGAAGTGGTGAATCAACTCGCCCAACGCTGGCCGCAAGCGCCAGGGCTGCGCATCGAACCCAGCGATCTGCATGAAGCCGGCCTGCTACGCCTGGACAGCAGTCGCGCTCATCAATTGTTAGCCTGGCAGCCCCGTTGGTCCCTACAACAGTGTCTAGAACACACAGTGGATTGGCACCTGGCCTGGAAAAATGGCGCAGACATGAGTGACGTGACGTTGGCCCAATTGAACTTGTATCGAGGGCTGTCGGAACAAGACCCCTCGTCTTCTGCACTGGACCCTCGGCTTGTTGGAGTTTCGCTATGA